CCCGCACAAGCGCAATTGTTCTAAAACCGGACGTGCGGCTGGAATTTCCCCCTGTTGTTTGACGCTAAGAACTAAACCCAATGTTCCCCTTACTGGAATTCCTAAAGCAGTGGCACAGCGACGGGCGGCTAAATCGTCCAGAATGACCTCAGTACCACGATTAACATAACCCCAAGTCAGTACTGCTGACTCCCCTGCTCCCAAATCCCAACTCTGGATTACAGTAGGAACGACAGGTGTTTCTGTTATGACTAGCCAAGAGGTGGACGCAAGAGCCATTGCAGTTACGTCTGTCTCCCCGTATGCCTGAATTTCTGTTGCTACGGCTTGGGGGACGATAATTTCTGGACTGATTATCTGCAATAAGTGGAGAAAGCTACCCTTGCTCAAAAAAATCAGTGGGGACGTGTCGATCGCGGGACGCTCATCCACGGTTTAACTCTCGTTCCAAATCATCGAAGTCTACAACAAACACATCTACTTGCTCACGGGCAAGGGCAGCAAGAAAGTCTCTACGATTTAAACCCGCAATCTGGGCAGCTTTCTCCTGAGAGATTTCACCCTTTTGATACCAGTAAATAGCTGCAGCTTCACGCATATCGCGTACAAATTCCTCTGGAGGAAGGCGACGGGTTGATAAAACTTCTTCGGGCAGGTTAATGGTGACTTCAGCCATAATTTTTGCTATCATCACTTACAGATAAAAACAAGATATCATTATTGATATCAAAATCAAAGACTTCAAGTTCGACAAAAATAAAAAGCGCGATTTGTCCGTTGTACTTCCAGCCTATAGTGCTATTACCTTTCCTCACTCAGAGCGCGAAGTCAAATCAAAATCTGTGCATACTTAGGTAAGCTTAGGTTTTGTGTACTCCTCAACTGAAGCAAAATGTTAACAACTACCATGCTGATTGTTCCGTCATGAACTCAAAGCCTACCATCACACCTGAAGCTTTGAAATTGCTTGCGGAACTAATAAATATTGAGATTCAGCCTTCTGAAATTGAACAATTGTGTCGTACCTACGAAGCTTTGGAGCGAATGAAGACACTTGTCCGTAAGCCGCGCCACTATAGTAGCGAATTGGCGCATATATTTAAACCGATCGAGCGAGGCGTAGGTCAATGACAAATCTTTGCTACCTAAGCATATCCGAAGCTGCTGACCTAATTGTTACTAAACAGTTATCCCCTGTCGAATTAACTCAAGCTTTCTTAGAACGCATTCAAGCACTCAACGACGTGCTTCATGCCTTTATTTTGGTAACACCAGAACAAGCACTGTTGATGGCGCAAGTCGCTGAATCTGAAATTATTGCTGGAAATTATCGAGGAGCACTACATGGTATCCCCATAGGCATCAAGGATATTTTCGACACAGCAGGAATTCGTACAACTGCACAATCACGATTGTTCCAAGAAAGAGTGCCAAATCAGGATGCCAAAGTTGTGAGTTGTCTGTATGAGGCGGGAGCTATTTTGCTTGGAAAAATGGGAACCAAAGAGTTTGCCACTGGTGGTCCATCTTTCGATCTATTTTACCCACCCGCACGCAATCCTTGGCATCTCGAACATTCTCCTGGGGGTTCGAGTAGCGGTGCAGGAGCCGGAGTGGCGGCAAGTTTATGTATGGGAGCACTAGGTAGTGATACGGGCGGTTCTATCCGGAAACCTGCTGCCTACTGTGGTGTGGTTGGGTTAAAACCAACTTATGGTCGAGTTAGCCGCACTGGGATGATTCCGTTATCACAATCCCTTGACCATGCAGGTCCAATTACGTGGACAGTACGTGATAGCGCACTCATACTCCAAGCGATCGCAGGTCACGATCCCAAAGATTCAGCCAGTGCAAAGGTTTCTGTACCTGACTTTACAGCTAAATTCAAGGATAACTTGGCAGGCTATAAAATTGGAATTATCCGGCATTTTTACGAGGACGATGGACTTGCAGATAAAGAGGTATGGGCGGCGCTACAACGAGCATATTCGACTTTGCTTGACTTGGGAGCCGAGTTAGTTGACATCGAACTGCCATCCTTCATTGAATTTCAAGCTTGTGGTATGCTCATTATGTTGGCGGAAAGCTTTGCTCTACACGAACAGAATTTGCGACAGCAGCCAGAACTTTATGGAGAATACAACCGCTATTTCTTAAAACTTGGTGCGTTCATTAGCTCCTCTGACTACCTGCAAGCTGTGCGTCGTCGTCGTGAGTTATGTTTTGTGGTAGAAAAAGCCATAGCTAGCGTTGATGTCCTCATTACGGCAACAGAACTTCGAGCAGCACCAAAATTTACAGACTTGCCTCAGTTTCCTAATTTTGATTCACCCGATATA
This genomic interval from Scytonema hofmannii PCC 7110 contains the following:
- a CDS encoding DUF3368 domain-containing protein, with the protein product MDERPAIDTSPLIFLSKGSFLHLLQIISPEIIVPQAVATEIQAYGETDVTAMALASTSWLVITETPVVPTVIQSWDLGAGESAVLTWGYVNRGTEVILDDLAARRCATALGIPVRGTLGLVLSVKQQGEIPAARPVLEQLRLCGMYLSDRVMNQALAKVKE
- a CDS encoding UPF0175 family protein — its product is MAEVTINLPEEVLSTRRLPPEEFVRDMREAAAIYWYQKGEISQEKAAQIAGLNRRDFLAALAREQVDVFVVDFDDLERELNRG
- a CDS encoding Asp-tRNA(Asn)/Glu-tRNA(Gln) amidotransferase GatCAB subunit A, translating into MTNLCYLSISEAADLIVTKQLSPVELTQAFLERIQALNDVLHAFILVTPEQALLMAQVAESEIIAGNYRGALHGIPIGIKDIFDTAGIRTTAQSRLFQERVPNQDAKVVSCLYEAGAILLGKMGTKEFATGGPSFDLFYPPARNPWHLEHSPGGSSSGAGAGVAASLCMGALGSDTGGSIRKPAAYCGVVGLKPTYGRVSRTGMIPLSQSLDHAGPITWTVRDSALILQAIAGHDPKDSASAKVSVPDFTAKFKDNLAGYKIGIIRHFYEDDGLADKEVWAALQRAYSTLLDLGAELVDIELPSFIEFQACGMLIMLAESFALHEQNLRQQPELYGEYNRYFLKLGAFISSSDYLQAVRRRRELCFVVEKAIASVDVLITATELRAAPKFTDLPQFPNFDSPDITIPFNVTGLPALAVCCGFNSSNLPLSMQIIGKPFDESTVLAVGYTYEQATPWHQHRPNLKKPGFYEQ